Proteins encoded by one window of Salvia splendens isolate huo1 chromosome 14, SspV2, whole genome shotgun sequence:
- the LOC121764460 gene encoding probable receptor-like protein kinase At4g39110, translating into MASSSTNQSCRICSLKENKSATKNFRDDRILGKGGFATVYLGIINGEKVAVKQLIKVSSQKGMGFDEEIQALTQIKHRNIVSLIGYCNKDGEKILVYEYIDNHTLNDHLHKRLRDGHSELSWDQRLTILIGVARALYHLHYCIGIGSFIHRDVKSSNILLDKNLVAKVADFGLAKYVSFDDELSHIITDGKGTFGYMDPYYIYTGKLTKDSDKYSFGMVMLEVLGKKKEAMDILDPVFHGNITEGRLKAVDICCDICKKCLLPPKERPEMSLVLAQLELALHTSDSDSENVNPMPAIAHLAIPHSDLKEMTPIDSGSRGSTIYWSTIPATRQKVALKI; encoded by the coding sequence ATGGCATCATCATCGACCAACCAAAGTTGTCGCATATGCTCACTAAAAGAGAACAAGTCGGCCACCAAAAATTTCCGCGATGATCGTATACTAGGAAAAGGAGGTTTTGCCACCGTTTACTTAGGTATCATCAACGGTGAGAAAGTGGCAGTGAAGCAGCTTATTAAAGTTTCCAGTCAAAAGGGGATGGGTTTTGATGAGGAGATACAAGCACTAACACAGATCAAGCATCGCAATATTGTTTCTCTAATCGGCTATTGTAACAAGGACGGCGAGAAGATTCTAGTGTACGAATACATAGATAATCACACACTAAATGATCATCTCCACAAAAGGTTGAGGGACGGCCACTCAGAGCTCTCGTGGGATCAACGACTCACTATTTTGATAGGAGTTGCACGAGCATTGTACCATCTTCACTATTGCATCGGCATCGGCTCATTCATACACAGGGATGTGAAGAGTTCCAACATTCTTTTAGACAAGAATCTCGTGGCTAAAGTTGCAGATTTTGGCTTGGCCAAGTATGTGAGCTTTGATGACGAACTTAGCCATATTATTACAGATGGTAAGGGCACGTTTGGGTACATGGATCCGTATTATATATACACTGGGAAGCTTACAAAGGATAGTGACAAGTATTCATTTGGGATGGTGATGCTTGAAGTTTtgggaaaaaagaaagaagctATGGACATTCTGGATCCAGTTTTTCATGGGAACATAACTGAAGGTAGGCTCAAGGCTGTGGATATATGTTGTGATATATGTAAAAAATGCCTGCTTCCACCAAAGGAACGACCAGAAATGAGTCTAGTTTTGGCCCAACTAGAGCTAGCGCTACATACATCGGATAGTGATTCAGAGAATGTTAATCCGATGCCGGCAATTGCCCATCTTGCAATACCACATTCAGATTTGAAGGAGATGACTCCTATTGATTCAGGATCAAGAGGAAGTACGATTTATTGGTCAACCATCCCTGCCACTAGACAGAAAGTTGctttaaaaatctaa
- the LOC121765919 gene encoding aminoacyl tRNA synthase complex-interacting multifunctional protein 1-like, with the protein MASPTTDAAIRDKLTVIYKLGAKDSPLVSDVEKLLGSSKDGEVHPKKNEILKWLEFAPFSKNPTADVQLKALEELNEELVTKSVILGDGLKLSVADVYLYATAHSSVNRLSSSDKARLPHLLRWVDYIQNQDDIAPILDKIVVEKAEFVPPVSKPVSKPVKTVEDSTPKKTAQETKEAGKSETVSKGKKTADTKKVEESQVSQVKKKLPEKEVEKKDEELSVSLLKIQIGHIRKAWKHPSADSLLVEEIDVGEAKCRQVVSGLAKFCTPEELTNRRVVLITNVKPGKLRDVMSEGLVLCASSKDHTVVEPLIAPDGAKVGECVTFSGIDGKPEEVLNPKKKQLDKITPNLFTDEKGVATFKGIPFMTSSGPCSSSIPNGSIK; encoded by the exons ATGGCATCGCCTACAACGGATGCTGCAATTCGGGATAAGCTCACTGTGATATATAAGCTCGGAGCTAAAGAT AGTCCATTGGTAAGTGACGTGGAGAAGCTGTTGGGCTCGTCAAAAGATGGGGAAGTGCATCCCAAGAAAAATGAG ATACTGAAGTGGTTAGAATTTGCTCCTTTTTCCAAGAATCCAACTGCTGATGTGCAGCTCAAGGCGCTTGAGGAGTTGAATGAAGAGTTGGTTACGAAGTCCGTAATACTTGGCGATGGACTCAAACTATCTGTTGCTGATGTGTATCTCTATGCGACGGCACATTCATCTGTG AATCGCCTTTCAAGCTCAGATAAAGCAAGGTTGCCACATTTGTTGAGGTGGGTTGATTACATCCAG AATCAGGACGATATTGCTCCAATATTGGATAAGATTGTTGTAGAGAAGGCTGAATTTGTGCCCCCT GTTTCAAAACCTGTTTCAAAACCTGTAAAAACAGTTGAAGATTCCACTCCAAAGAAAACCGCCCAAGAGACAAAAGAGGCTGGAAAGTCAGAGACTGTGTCCAAAGGAAAGAAGACTGCTGATACT aaaaaagttgaaGAGAGTCAGGTTAGCCAAGTAAAGAAGAAACTTCCCGAAAAAGAGGTGGAGAAAAAAGATGAAGAACTTAGCGTTAGTTTGCTTAAAATCCAGATTGGTCACATTCGTAAAGCATGGAAACATCCATCAGCTGACAG TTTGTTGGTTGAAGAGATAGATGTTGGAGAAGCAAAATGTCGTCAAGTTGTTAGTGGCCTTGCAAAGTTCTGCACCCCTGAAGAATTAACG AACCGCCGGGTGGTGCTTATAACAAATGTAAAACCGGGGAAATTACGAGATGTGATGTCTGAGGGACTG GTTTTGTGTGCTTCAAGTAAAGATCACACAGTTGTAGAGCCTCTTATTGCTCCCGATGGTGCTAAAGTTGGGGAATGTGTTACATTTTCGGG AATTGACGGCAAGCCAGAGGAGGTTTTAAACCCCAAAAAGAAGCAGTTGGACAAGATAACTCCG AATCTTTTCACCGATGAAAAGGGTGTCGCGACGTTCAAAGGCATCCCATTTATGACCTCTTCTGGACCGTGTTCGTCCTCCATTCCCAACGGAAGCATCAAATAG
- the LOC121764461 gene encoding probable serine/threonine-protein kinase PBL23 → MASSSSSSSVKQHGREFSLMEIKSATNNFSGKHEMAEGGFGKVYRGFIDNQQTMVAVKLLNKASIETPTGFHVKIATLSPIHHRNIVSLIGYCKEEDEMIFVYEYIANHTLEDHLHRLLKDGHSELSWNERLTILIGVARAFCHLQYFICGGSFKQYRGVKSSNILLDDNFVANVSLDDLHSHVSTTDIGMFHPYYCLYKSLTRDSDTYSFGVMVLEVLSGRWEVDNRRPLEERILPSWALYREAREILDPVFHGNLS, encoded by the coding sequence AtggcatcatcatcatcatcgtcctcGGTGAAACAACATGGTCGTGAATTCTCTCTAATGGAAATCAAGTCGGCTACCAACAATTTTAGCGGTAAGCATGAAATGgcggaaggaggttttggtaAAGTTTACAGAGGTTTCATCGACAACCAACAAACGATGGTGGCAGTGAAGCTCCTGAATAAAGCTTCCATTGAAACGCCAACCGGATTTCATGTGAAGATTGCCACACTTAGTCCGATCCACCATCGCAATATAGTGTCGCTTATTGGCTACTGCAAGGAGGAGGACGAGATGATTTTTGTGTATGAATACATAGCAAATCATACACTCGAAGATCACCTCCACAGACTATTAAAGGATGGTCACTCAGAGCTCTCATGGAATGAACGACTTACTATCTTGATTGGAGTTGCCCGAGCCTTTTGTCATCTTCAGTACTTCATCTGTGGAGGCTCATTTAAACAATATCGCGGCGTTAAGAGTTCAAATATCCTTCTAGATGACAATTTTGTGGCTAATGTTAGCTTGGATGACCTACATAGCCATGTTAGTACGACTGATATTGGCATGTTTCATCCATACTATTGTTTGTATAAGAGCCTTACAAGGGATAGTGACACATATTCTTTTGGGGTGATGGTGTTAGAAGTATTGAGTGGTAGATGGGAAGTTGATAATAGACGTCCACTTGAGGAACGCATCTTGCCCAGTTGGGCTTTATACAGAGAAGCTCGTGAGATTTTAGACCCTGTTTTTCATGGAAACCTCTCGTAA